The stretch of DNA TCATCTCCTCGTGGATAGGCCCGACACCGTTGAAAGTGATGCTGCAGAGATGCGTGTAACTACAAACTCCTATGGTGATGAGAGAGCCTAGCATAAGGACGAAAATACTGCTGAAAATCCAGCTTATAGTCCTGCCTGCATAACTTACGAGCgtctgaaattaaaaaatatatataagcaCAAAATATCCGAGTAAAAACCTAccgcttattattattattatcaagtagcttatgcccgcgacttcgtccgcggacTACACCAATTTCAAATCCATATTTTatcctcttaggggttgaattttcaaaaattatttattagcggatgcctacgtcatcTACGTGCCtactagggttccgtttttccttatgaggtacggaaccctaagaaatAAGTTAAACAAACCCTAGAATCAGGTACTTGACTCCAAAGTAATCCAGCGGTCGATGTATCAGGTTCCATGTAGTAGTCACTGGGATTGTACAAATCATAACTGAAATGAAACATAGAATATACTTAGCACTTTAGAACAAGTCtctataataagtataaattcacgaattaaaatttaaaaatccacgACACAAAGactaagaaaactagaaaagagctgataactttcaaacggctgaaccgattttcttcgattatagctaagaacactctcgattaagccacctttcaaacaaaaaaaaactaaattaaaatcggttcattcgtttaggagctacgatgccacagacagatacacagatacacacgtcaaacttataagacccctatttttgggtcgggggttaaaaatgaatgaaagCTACGTACTTATTTGGTCCCGTAAATCCGTTACCATAACCGTAGCCGGGGGCGTAAGGGATATCAGGATACGCTACTTCTACGGGGTTGGAGAAACCATAATTATCCTGAAACAAGAGAgaattctttatattttattcatattaggtaagtacttatgttTAAAAACCGATTGAGTCCGAGTCGTACCTACgtacgtaattattttaaaaaaaaatttcgccaactgaaaattattaattttgtagtaacagaaatattttttgtgtgatataattacaaattaagtattttcgaattttttcctttactttctACAGTGAGACCCTGTTTTTTGCCATGACTATGAGTACGAGCGCCAAAATATGAGACATAAATGGCCGTATTTTTGATTGCGTTGAATAAAATTAGAAGCTTATTTTTTTTACCTCCAAGCGTTCCTGAGAAAAATGATCTTGaccaacagacagacggacaacgacGTGATCCTACGAATCTTATGGAATAAATGACGGAAAAACAAATAAAGGATAAAAGGACTAAATCTTAAAGATACTCACGACTTTATCAACATCAGAAGCTGGCGTAGGTTCATCAGCCAGCATGTCATGCTTAACAACAGGACCTTTGGCCCTCACTGGTTCAATCCTTGCGCGACCCTGGTTAAGTTCCTCTGCTCTATACACTGGGTGATGTTCTAATTCTGGCTTCAACGGTTTCTTGTAAACTGCATGCGTTTCTATGGCTTCAGCTACATCTGGCtttatgtttgtctgtttgtctagtGTTACATGAGATGGTATTTCAGCGCATAGCACCGAAGCTATGACAACAGAGATCACTATGATTTTATacatctgaaataaaaaattagagtaaaaaaattaacaaagtaataaaataatgcatTCAGAATTCATCACACTAGCTCATATAGGCATTTTGTCCTTTAAAATCTGCATGGAAAAGTCCATTTTAACCGCCGGCGTGGTAAAGTCGTTTGAAATTCGAACGTAGCGAATTATGCTCTATGGATGGCGTATTAACTTTTTCTTTCCATTAAAAAATACCACATAAAGACCACATAACGTTGCGTAAAAATGACCACCAAAGAGCCACTTTGGATCACTTAACTGTTTACCGAAATTAGACCATGACCATAAAGGGTAAAGATAACTAGATACTAACTTAATGTGctcttaattttatttgttggtGGGAAAGTTAAAATTCTTCAACAGCTGTAACTTTACTTAAAATTATCTGATGTAAAACTGACTCTAATTGGTAGCTATAAGTAACTAAGTTGGAAGGTAGGTAAAGGTAAAGTTAAAAGTCATTCCTTACCTTGAATAGTCCTGTTCTTCACCAAACAATCTTCTACGCAGGACTAATACATTATCCTGATCTATTGCACTATTTATAACAGCAACTTATTGAGGGGACACATTTCCGTGTACAGATAACTGCAGGACATTGTTTTGCAAGAATAAATGACACCATGCCATCCCAAACGATAAGATAGATATTCGTCAAAACTTCGGAATGTAGCCGAAAGAGAATAttaagcatcatccaaacctgcgcgaccaaagGAATGTCAGCGGCGCGACAGTCGCCTCCCGTGATATTTTAATGGTGCCATACACATGTAAagtctgttcactaacatagtGTCGTTACACCCGCAGGTGCACttaatattttgcttttatttcattatttttttactgaGTTTATTTAGTAAATGTTCTCTATTCTAAAAGTTAAATAGAATACTGTACAATATTATTCTTatggttaggtacctactgtaataaaatacgaatacaaataataaatacaagttAGGAAGCGACACTATGTTAGTAAACCGACTGTCGCTGTAGACGCTCCCACATCACGTCCCGCATTCTGCGATTATGACGCGCAGGTATGGCCGTAGTTTATGTTTAACATTTATACTTTTAGGTACGTTACGGTTAAGCATTTCttattttcggagttatattgCGTTTTATGCaatcaaataatatatttacttcTTGCTTTAAAAGCTTCGATGAAtgtttaaaggtgaaggaaaacatcgtgaggaaaccttcacATCTGCAGAAAGCTCTCCAAAATGTTATCAAAAATGTTTTCAGTTTTTCACGCAACTTTGAGAaggttatggagaactctcaggcaagcagattttctcacgatgGGGTATTCTACCgatcgcacttgaccagcgtggtggcccatgacctaaactcttctcatacTGAAAGGAGATCTGTGATGCATTCATATTATGACGGCGATGAATATAATGCGTGGTTTCGGTTTCATATCATCCCTCGCCACGCACTTTCGCACAACCCCAGTCACCAGTGAAAAGATAACATAAATCTATATTAAAAAGTGGTAAAAATGCATTTTGCAAAAGAGGTGCAATCATGTGCAATTTACAGAAAAAAACATCGTGCTACACACCAGCTCTCACCGTTTTAAATACtcccaaaacaattttatttcctCTTCCAAACTAATATTCgtcataatatttatgtattaaaaacaaattaaatatttatttaattaatctcTATTTCTTATTAGATacaaaagaattattattttcgtctttaattaaatgtcacatatttatagatacctatttatttatgtacctatatctaagTAACTCGAAGTTGaaccaataaaatatttaactacGTAACCAGTTCACGTAACGTTCATTACGATGTATCATTGGATAACTATTGAATGTCCAGCCAGTAGCGACTTCGACCCCCAGGGTGGGTTCAGGGTTGAAACACCAATCGATGGTTTGCACATGAATTTTGAtgaacgtaggtaggtataactagcTAACGCTGTGGCttcaattattaattattttgcttcatcagtttaataaaatctccctatagatacctacttacctacatatagatacctacacctacaaaaaatatataatagggttccgtacctcaaaacgaacaataggatcacttcattgtctgtctgtcaataaacctatagggtacctacttcccattGAGCTAGAATCATATGACATGCCGAACTCATAGATAATAGCTAAGTACGTACACGCTGGAccgcataaaattaaatttgaaaacataggtacctacctaagataCCTATTAAAATTGATTTCAAAAGCGGCAGCTTGTACctaaataatttcataaaacttcCCGCAATTTAGGTACCATATGGGTTTCAACTTCCAACCTAACACCTCCCCTTAAAATCTTAAACCTTGATTCTGTATTCTATACCTTGAGCATTATACAGGTCAAGTCAAGGCGGTCAAGGCAACTCACTTTATCACTTACTTATCAGCTGTTTTCCTAGGAATGAAAATGATGCTGCATTACCATTACTTACAATGGTATCCGGCTGAAATAAATCCCCGCGCGGGAGTGTACAGTGTATATTATACAGTGCACAAATAGAATATTACACTATGACAGTGCATCACTCCGCGCAAATGCTACTTGCATCAGTTACCTACATGCATCGTGTATACGCAGCATtagtttgttatttaaaaagttaGACAAGACACcagtaaaaaagaaaattgtcTCTGGCCCTGGATTTCTGGATCACAAAGTAGAGCAACTGGCTGAAGTTTTTTCCTTTAGATATTATATAGGCATGTAGGTTAGGACATACTTTTTTTACTGGAATTTGAACAAATGATGTAAAATCGCACTTGTGATAGGTAGAACCTAtttgctcccccgtggccggtggtatccatgacgggtTTTCCTCTCGAAAAAAGGTAGAACCTATTAATTACTGTGATAATTGTTCGGTATAGAATAGTTAATAATTATAGGTGTACCTATGATGTATTATGAGATTATTCCTATTCGGAACCTAATTAATCACTCACATAAAGTCCGTTTAAATAGAAGgtgggtaagtaggtacaggcCTTAAGTAAATATTTGCTACGTTTGAATGTCGAATCGTGGTCGAATCCTAATCAAAATTGAAACAAGAGaaaatcataaataataaatcttcaATCATTTAAAGTcgataagtttaaaaaatatggctATGAAGAAAATACCAATAGAGGAACAAAGTTTATTGTGTGCTTCTATTCATATCAACAATTTCAAACGAGTGATCGAAGAACTGGTAGGCTGTTAGCTCGGTAACTTTAGTAAAAGTACTCGTAGTAGTACTTAAGTAGGAATAATAGTAgaaataattattgaaattttCAGGTGTATAATTCACTTGACGCTTTGTCTTCTTCTATTGCAATAAGAGTTTGTATTCAAGAAAATTTCATCCAGGTATTGGATAACGGCAATGGCATCCTAAAAGATAATTTTCGCTTGCTAGGGCAAAAGTATGCAACTAGTAAATACGTTGATATAACCTCCTTAAAATCTGCACCTGATAAGTATGGGTATAGGGGCCTATCTCTTGCAAGCATTATTGATGTCTCGCAATGTGTTAAAATAACCTCACGACatgaaaattcaaataataCTTGGATGAAAACATTCTTTAATGGCAAAGAGAAAGAAATTTGTAGAACTGCTTCCAGACCATCCAAAGGTTCTacagtaagtacttacctacctttctTTTGTAGGTATTAATGCGtattatactcgtaggtaaGTACATCTATCTACTCTTTTCAGTCAAAGGATAaacgtaaaatttaaaaaaaaaaacaactttatcatttattaattttctttattatatcaCTTGTAGGTAGAAATAAAAGGATttctgtataatttaaatattcaaaGAAAATCAATAGATACACAGAACGAAttacaaaacattaaaatagcACTGCAACAGTTATCGCTCGTGCATTGCAATGTATCAATTAGTTTGAGAGATGattccaaaaataatattattcttcaaatacataaaaatagtaCCTTGCATGATACGATACGTTCGGTTTTTCAAATAAGTGAGAAAGATTTCCAAGAATTAAAAGTTGAGAAGAATGAATACAAAGTCAAAGCTTTTATTGGTAAAAATACGGCAGAATCAAATAATTACCACCAATGGATTTATATAAATGGCAAGTTTATCCAGAAATCAATTTTACACAGGAAAATAAACGAAAGTTTATCTAAATTTCTTAATTCAAGAAATTGTAAGACAAAAAATATGGTAATAGTTAACTCTTATAATTCGTTActttattacatactagctgatgcccgcagcttcgcccgcgtgaatttagttaCTACTATGTACTACCTACGTactcagaaatctcagagatttcggtgtacatggGCAGAAAAAGAGTTcctttcaaaatcggttcagtcgttccgaagattaacccgttcatacagacagacaaaaaatttaaaaaccagtgattcagttatg from Maniola jurtina chromosome 10, ilManJurt1.1, whole genome shotgun sequence encodes:
- the LOC123869147 gene encoding uncharacterized protein LOC123869147 is translated as MYKIIVISVVIASVLCAEIPSHVTLDKQTNIKPDVAEAIETHAVYKKPLKPELEHHPVYRAEELNQGRARIEPVRAKGPVVKHDMLADEPTPASDVDKVDNYGFSNPVEVAYPDIPYAPGYGYGNGFTGPNNYDLYNPSDYYMEPDTSTAGLLWSQVPDSRTLVSYAGRTISWIFSSIFVLMLGSLITIGVCSYTHLCSITFNGVGPIHEEMRSLITPERLERIGKAADIVKTAIDRYQKIQTVAEPGTRKRRSPFF